In the Halalkalicoccus subterraneus genome, CGTCGGATACCACCAGCGCCCCTCTTTGAGGGTGGTGATCGCGACGTCACCCGACTCGCGGGGCACGTCGAGCGCGTCGTAGCTCCCGCCCGCGGTCATCTCGCGGCGCAGCGTGATCGAGCCTTCGGGGTCGTACTCGGTCACCTCGCCGCGTCCGAGCGTGATCACCCGTCCAGTAGGTTTGCCGTGCTCGATGGCGAGCCCGTCGCCCGTTTGAGGGCCGAACTGGCTCGCGACCGCGTCGAAGGGGAACCCTTCGGGCTCACAGAGCGCCTCCGCGAAGTCCACGGCGTCGCTCGCGCGGTTCGAGCCGGCCTTGATCCGGTGGTGGCCCGCCATCGTGGTCGTGACCTCTCGTCGAACGTCATCGAGCGAGAACCGGCTCTCGCGACCGAACCAGCACCACGCACCCGCGTACGGGTTCGACTCGCCCTCCTCGATCTCCCCGGCGAGGACCGCCGCCCGCGAGAGCGCCTCGTCCAGGTCGTCGAGGCCCGCCCCCCGCGCACGCCGGCCGAGCGAGACGCCCCAGCCGTCCGGGACCTCCACCGACAGCAGATCGACCAGTCCGGCGGTCTCGGCGTCGGGCGCGTCGATCCCCGACTCTCCCTCGCGAAGCGCCGCCAGCCCGCCGGGCGTTCGTGCGCTGATCGCCGTCGACACGCGTGGATCGTCGCCGCTCCAGGGGGCGGCGGGATCCGTGACTTGGACTCGAAGGGTGTCGCCCTTCTCGACGTACCCCTCTGTGTCGTCGAAGGGCAGGTAGCTCCGGCCCCCGTCGAGCGAGACGACCGCCCCGCCGCCGCGGGTCCCCTCGACGGTCCCCTCGTGGATCGAGCCCAGCGGGGTCGGGTCGTCCCACCGGAAGGCGTCGCGCCCGACGGCGAGCAGCTCTTTCGCCTCCGCGACCGCGTCCGGATCGCCCGACAGCGAGACGCCCTGGCGGTCGCGACTCGTAGCACAGGAGAGATTGGCGGGGCCATCCGGGAACTCCTCCGCGAAACGCTCGTGGATCGGCTCAGTTGCCTGCACCACTTCGTGGCCCGCCTCGGAGAACAGCCGGGAGAGCGCGGTCGTGTAGATTCCCCGGAGCGCGACCCTCATAGGGCGTCGCGCGAGGCCGCGAACTTCACGCGGGCGTCGACCGTCGGGCCGAGCGAGAGCTCGACGAGCCCGTCGGAGAGCACCCGCCCACCCTCGACGGGCACGCCCCACGTATCGAAGCGGAGATACCCTCTGATATCGGCGCCGTGGGTGAACAGATCGCAGAACTCGACGGCGTGCTCGGGGAACTCCTCGCGGCCGTGGGCGAGCTCCATGTCGGAGTAAACGGTGTCGTGCTCGGCGAAGAACGCCTCCAACTGGGTGGCGTCCTCCTCGACGAGTTCGGCGACGCGGTCGGAGACCTCGATGATCGCGTCCTGGTCGAGGCCGGCCTCGCGGAGCGCTCGCTGGGTGCGCTGATCGAAGTGCATACTGGGGTTCGTGTCGCGGTCGGTTTGAGTCTGACTAGTCGTCGGCGAAAGCGGGTATCGTCGTACTGACCGCTGGGCTACGTGCTGGGCCAAAGGATTAGGGGTGTGTCGTTCCGTACTGTGGGTATGAAGCGAGACCCGGTCGAACGCGAGACGCGCGGCTCGCGCGACCTCTACGAGATTTCGACGTGGGAGCGCCGGTCGGCGCTCGACTCGCTCGCGGCGTGGATCTATCGGATCGGCGTCGCGGGCACGAAGGCGCTCGTCGTGCTGCTGGCGCTTGCCTTCCTGATCGTTCAGCTGGTTCTCGGTGGGTTGGGTGCGGTCGCCGACCCGATCGTGGGCGTGCTGGTCGCGCTCTCGGTGGTTCCCGCCTTCGCCATCGCCGCGTACGTCTGGTATATGGACGTCACCACCGAGGAACCCCTCTCGTTGCTCGTCGCGAGCTTTCTGCTGGCGATCCTGT is a window encoding:
- a CDS encoding DUF402 domain-containing protein; protein product: MRVALRGIYTTALSRLFSEAGHEVVQATEPIHERFAEEFPDGPANLSCATSRDRQGVSLSGDPDAVAEAKELLAVGRDAFRWDDPTPLGSIHEGTVEGTRGGGAVVSLDGGRSYLPFDDTEGYVEKGDTLRVQVTDPAAPWSGDDPRVSTAISARTPGGLAALREGESGIDAPDAETAGLVDLLSVEVPDGWGVSLGRRARGAGLDDLDEALSRAAVLAGEIEEGESNPYAGAWCWFGRESRFSLDDVRREVTTTMAGHHRIKAGSNRASDAVDFAEALCEPEGFPFDAVASQFGPQTGDGLAIEHGKPTGRVITLGRGEVTEYDPEGSITLRREMTAGGSYDALDVPRESGDVAITTLKEGRWWYPTVYETGDGETKGTYVNVCTPVELFPNSARYVDLHVDVIRRTDGTVERVDDDELDAAVATGLVRDELAEKARDVATAIERALS
- a CDS encoding DUF7532 family protein, whose protein sequence is MHFDQRTQRALREAGLDQDAIIEVSDRVAELVEEDATQLEAFFAEHDTVYSDMELAHGREEFPEHAVEFCDLFTHGADIRGYLRFDTWGVPVEGGRVLSDGLVELSLGPTVDARVKFAASRDAL